In Accipiter gentilis unplaced genomic scaffold, bAccGen1.1, whole genome shotgun sequence, one DNA window encodes the following:
- the LOC126037439 gene encoding soluble scavenger receptor cysteine-rich domain-containing protein SSC5D-like, which produces MRLVLLACLWASLAGVLLAEDVDASKHEIRLVGGPNACSGRVEVLHNGVWGTVCDDQWDLREAKVVCRQLGCGTALSAPRESKYGEGKDQIWLSDVNCKGTEASLAECKAKPWGDNICNHVEDASVECSETEIPEPGPIRLVGGPNRCAGRVEVLHEEQWGSVCHDNWDLNDAQVVCKQLGCGDAVLAPIGAKFGRGFDTIWLDDVNCTGVEAALSECPARPWGDHNCYHGEDASAICSDSGITVSTTVRLVGGPNRCSGRVEVLHNGVWGTVCDDQWDLREAKVVCRQLGCGPALSAPRESKYGEGKDQIWLSDVNCTGTEASLTECEAKLWGDNICNHVEDASVECSEVDIPEQGPVRLVDGPNKCAGRVEVLHENRWGSVCDDQWDMKDAKVVCKQVGCGSPLSALGGARYGRGSDIIWLDDVECNGTEESISDCPARPWGEHNCYHGEDADVVCAVNKILEETEAP; this is translated from the exons ATGAGGCTTGTCCTCCTGGCATGTCTCTGGG CTTCCCTTGCAGGAGTCCTGCTGGCAG AAGATGTAGACGCAAGCAAACATGAGATCCGCCTCGTGGGTGGCCCCAACGCCTGCTCCGGGAGAGTCGAGGTGCTTCACAATGGCGTCTGGGGGACCGTCTGCGATGACCAGTGGGATTTACGGGAGGCGAAGGttgtgtgcaggcagctgggctgtgggacaGCGCTATCAGCCCCTCGGGAGTCTAAATACGGGGAAGGGAAAGACCAAATCTGGCTGAGTGACGTGAACTGCAAAGGGACAGAAGCATCCCTTGCTGAATGCAAGGCGAAGCCATGGGGAGACAACATCTGCAACCACGTAGAAGATGCCAGCGTGGAGTGCTCAG AAACAGAAATACCTGAGCCAGGACCAATCCGGCTGGTGGGAGGCCCGAACCGATGTGCTGGGAGGGTTGAGGTGCTTCACGAGGAACAGTGGGGCAGTGTGTGCCATGACAACTGGGATCTAAACGATGCCCAAGTCGTGTGCAAGCAACTGGGCTGTGGGGATGCGGTGCTGGCCCCCATTGGAGCCAAGTTTGGACGAGGATTTGACACCATCTGGCTGGATGACGTGAACTGCACAGGAGTGGAAGCTGCTCTCTCTGAGTGCCCGGCGAGGCCGTGGGGAGACCACAACTGTTACCACGGGGAAGATGCCAGTGCAATTTGTTCAG ACTCAGGGATCACCGTCTCCACTACAGTCCGCCTGGTGGGTGGCCCCAACCGCTGCTCCGGCAGAGTCGAGGTGCTTCACAATGGCGTCTGGGGGACCGTCTGTGATGACCAGTGGGATTTACGGGAGGCAAAGGttgtgtgcaggcagctgggctgtgggccAGCGCTATCAGCCCCTCGGGAGTCTAAATACGGGGAAGGGAAAGACCAAATCTGGCTGAGTGACGTGAACTGCACAGGGACAGAAGCATCCCTTACTGAATGCGAGGCAAAGCTGTGGGGAGACAACATCTGCAATCATGTAGAAGATGCCAGCGTGGAGTGCTCAG AGGTGGACATTCCTGAGCAGGGGCCAGTCCGACTCGTGGATGGCCCAAACAAGTGTGCTGGGAGAGTCGAGGTGCTTCACGAGAACCGGTGGGGCAGTGTGTGTGATGACCAGTGGGACATGAAGGATGCCAAGGTGGTGTGCAAGCAGGTGGGCTGCGGGTCACCACTGTCGGCTCTGGGAGGTGCCCGCTATGGGCGAGGGTCAGACATTATCTGGCTGGACGATGTTGAATGCAACGGGACGGAAGAGAGCATCTCTGACTGTCCGGCCAGGCCATGGGGTGAACACAACTGCTATCACGGAGAGGACGCTGATGTTGTTTGTGCAG TTAACAAGATCCTGGAGGAGACAGAAGCACCATGA
- the LOC126037443 gene encoding LOW QUALITY PROTEIN: sulfotransferase 2B1-like (The sequence of the model RefSeq protein was modified relative to this genomic sequence to represent the inferred CDS: substituted 1 base at 1 genomic stop codon), with the protein MAVRAGAMPVQYVTYEGIKFPPAYNSKHSLSFTHNDFLVRDDDVFNVTYPKSGTVWMTEILSLIRSHGCPSWSRAVLNSDHMPWFSTRLGLESALSYPPPRLLTCHLPRHIFPKSFSHSSAKVIYTVWNPRDVVVSYYYFSKMCNSYEDPTSFEQFLRDFLNGELPHGSWFEHVXGWMEMKDAENFFFITYEELKQDLHSSVRCLCQFLGQDLDDDAVSSVVQNASFTAMQENPMCSSILLPADIMDQTKGQFLRKGICGDWKNHFTVAQSETFNRIYQDRMQGLNVTFPWDRH; encoded by the exons ATGGCTGTGAGGGCAG gTGCGATGCCGGTCCAGTATGTGACGTATGAAGGCATTAAGTTCCCCCCTGCCTACAACTCCAAGCACAGCTTGAGTTTCACCCACAATGACTTCCTGGTGCGTGACGATGACGTCTTCAATGTCACCTACCCCAAGTCAG GCACCGTGTGGATGACTGAGATCCTGAGCCTCATTCGCAGCCACGGCTGCCCCAGCTGGAGCCGAGCGGTCCTCAATTCTGACCACATGCCCTGGTTTTCAACCCGTCTGGGTCTGGAGTCAGCCCTCAGCTACCCACCACCTCGCCTGCTGACCTGCCATCTCCCCAGGCACATcttccccaagtccttctcccatTCCAGCGCCAAG GTTATTTACACCGTATGGAATCCTCGAGATGTTGTCGTCTCCTACTACTACTTCTCCAAGATGTGCAACAGCTATGAGGATCCCACGTCCTTTGAGCAGTTCCTGAGGGACTTTCTGAATGGAGAGC TGCCCCATGGCTCCTGGTTCGAACACGTCTGAGGCTGGATGGAGATGAAGGATGCAGAGAATTTTTTCTTCATCACCTATGAAGAGCTAAAGCAG GACCTGCACAGCAGCGTGAGATGTCTCTGCCAGTTCCTGGGCCAGGATTTGGATGATGATGCCGTCTCCTCAGTGGTGCAAAATGCCTCCTTCACGGCCATGCAGGAGAACCCAATGTGCAGCTCCATCCTGCTTCCTGCAGACATCATGGACCAGACGAAGGGCCAGTTCCTGAGGAAGG GCATCTGCGGGGACTGGAAGAACCACTTCACAGTGGCGCAGAGCGAGACCTTCAACAGGATCTACCAGGACAGGATGCAAGGCCTGAACGTGACCTTTCCTTGGGACAGGCATTAG